A portion of the Homalodisca vitripennis isolate AUS2020 chromosome 2, UT_GWSS_2.1, whole genome shotgun sequence genome contains these proteins:
- the LOC124355473 gene encoding trypsin alpha-like isoform X1: protein MAKLSVFSLTVLAAVVVVTLSHSHEPQTFQVSVEIKGGYSCTGAVFTAYYILTAASCVYNVSTSDVLVRTNTVTPGWRGTVHMVREVAIHPDYTPDSLFPANIALLKLQKKLHFGNQITPVTLWRRMPHIGSEGFTTGWGTACDQFNEISQKAQLKKSFKVPVVIAEPRYCFVINNRTYLSCVSSTTSLSYSPCQTDMGGLLIIHKKLAGLNLLTINRALSVFTSISPYITWIKSAAFRTHSENFFENRNK, encoded by the exons ATGGCGAAACTCAGCGTGTTTTCTCTTACAGTATTAG CAGCCGTTGTTGTGGTAACACTGTCACATTCTCACGAACCGCAAACATTTCAG GTTTCAGTCGAGATAAAAGGAGGCTATTCGTGTACTGGTGCAGTTTTCACCGCTTATTATATACTGACTGCAGCCTCATGTGTTTACAA TGTCTCGACCTCAGATGTGTTAGTCCGGACAAATACAGTCACGCCCGGATGGAGAGGGACTGTACATATGGTGCGAGAGGTGGCCATCCACCCTGACTATACTCCGGACAGTCTGTTCCCTGCCAACATCGCTTTGTTGAAG ctccagaaaaaattacattttggaaaTCAAATTACTCCAGTTACTCTGTGGCGACGGATGCCCCATATTGGAAGTGAGGGATTCACTACAGGATGGGGAACAGCTTGTGACCAG TTTAACGAGATTTCCCAAAAAGCACAGTTGAAGAAATCCTTTAAAGTTCCAGTAGTCATTGCGGAGCCAAGATACTGCTTTGTTATCAATAACAGGACCTATCTGAGCTGTGTGTCTTCCACAACGTCACTCTCATACAGTCCTTGCCAG ACCGATATGGGAGGACTCTTGATAATACACAAGAAGCTGGCCGGCCTCAACCTCCTCACAATAAACAGGGCTTTGTCAGTGTTTACCTCAATCAGCCCCTACATTACATGGATTAAGAGTGCAGCTTTCAGAACACACTCAGAAAACTTTTTCGaaaacaggaataaataa
- the LOC124355473 gene encoding trypsin alpha-like isoform X2 — MAKLSVFSLTVLAVVVVTLSHSHEPQTFQVSVEIKGGYSCTGAVFTAYYILTAASCVYNVSTSDVLVRTNTVTPGWRGTVHMVREVAIHPDYTPDSLFPANIALLKLQKKLHFGNQITPVTLWRRMPHIGSEGFTTGWGTACDQFNEISQKAQLKKSFKVPVVIAEPRYCFVINNRTYLSCVSSTTSLSYSPCQTDMGGLLIIHKKLAGLNLLTINRALSVFTSISPYITWIKSAAFRTHSENFFENRNK; from the exons ATGGCGAAACTCAGCGTGTTTTCTCTTACAGTATTAG CCGTTGTTGTGGTAACACTGTCACATTCTCACGAACCGCAAACATTTCAG GTTTCAGTCGAGATAAAAGGAGGCTATTCGTGTACTGGTGCAGTTTTCACCGCTTATTATATACTGACTGCAGCCTCATGTGTTTACAA TGTCTCGACCTCAGATGTGTTAGTCCGGACAAATACAGTCACGCCCGGATGGAGAGGGACTGTACATATGGTGCGAGAGGTGGCCATCCACCCTGACTATACTCCGGACAGTCTGTTCCCTGCCAACATCGCTTTGTTGAAG ctccagaaaaaattacattttggaaaTCAAATTACTCCAGTTACTCTGTGGCGACGGATGCCCCATATTGGAAGTGAGGGATTCACTACAGGATGGGGAACAGCTTGTGACCAG TTTAACGAGATTTCCCAAAAAGCACAGTTGAAGAAATCCTTTAAAGTTCCAGTAGTCATTGCGGAGCCAAGATACTGCTTTGTTATCAATAACAGGACCTATCTGAGCTGTGTGTCTTCCACAACGTCACTCTCATACAGTCCTTGCCAG ACCGATATGGGAGGACTCTTGATAATACACAAGAAGCTGGCCGGCCTCAACCTCCTCACAATAAACAGGGCTTTGTCAGTGTTTACCTCAATCAGCCCCTACATTACATGGATTAAGAGTGCAGCTTTCAGAACACACTCAGAAAACTTTTTCGaaaacaggaataaataa